In Corallococcus silvisoli, the DNA window ACGTCTACGGCGGCCTGCTCTCCACGCTCCTCCGGCTCGTCTTCATCCTCTACGCGGAGGACCGGGGCCTGCTTCCCGTGGACCAGGAGCCTTACCGCGAAGACCTGTCAGCGAAGGCGCTCCATGAGCAACTGGTCCAAGACGCCAACCAGTACCCCGACGCGATGAACCGACGGTTCGGTGCGTGGCCACGACTGCTGGCGCTCTTCCGGTGCATCTACCTTGGCGCTTCCCACGACAAGCTGCGGATGCCTCCCCGGAGGGGCCAGCTCTTCCATCCCGAGGCCTTTCCCTTCCTGGGAGGCGGAAGTATCGACGATTCGCGCGCGGACTCGCCCGCGCCATCCATCGATGACGGGACCGTCCATCAGGTCCTCGAGAGGCTCATCTTCCTGGATGGGCAGCGACTGAGCTTCAGGTCGCTCGACGTGGAGCAGATCGGCTCCGTGTACGAGGGGCTGATGGGCTTCCACGTGAAGCGGCTGACTGGCGTCGGACTCTGTCTCAGGCCCTGGAAGGTCTGGGTCTCCTCGGACGAGGTGCTGGCCCAACCCGCGAAGCGGCGCGCAGCCTGGCTGGAGGAGGCCGGACTCGAAGCGAAGGCGGTGAAGGCCCTGGCGAGGGTGCTGGAACAGTCGAATACAGCGGAGCAGGTCCTGGCCGCTCTGGAGCCGTACCGCGCGAAGGGTACGGAGATGCGTCGGCCGTCCCAGTTCGTGCTCCAACCCGGCGACGAGCGGCGGCGGACCAGCAGTCACTACACGCCCCGGAGTCTCTCCGCGCCCATCGTCCGGCGGGCGCTCGACCCACTTCTCAGGACGATGGGACCCGAGCCTTCATCGGAGCGACTCCTCAACCTGAAGATCTGCGACCCAGCCATGGGGTCAGGGGCCTTCCTCGTGGAGTCCTGCCGCTTCCTCGCGGACCAGGTCATCGCCGCATGGACGCGCGAGGGCGTGCTGAAGCGCGACAAGCACGAGGATGAGGTGATGCGAGCGCGGCGGCTGGTGGCACAGCGGTGCCTGTACGGCGTGGACAAGAATCCCTGGGCGGTGAGCCTCGCGAAGCTGTCGCTGTGGCTCGTGACGCTGGCGAAGAGTGAGCCCTTCACGTTCCTGGACCATGCACTCAAGTGCGGGGATTCGCTGGTCGGACTCGACCTGGAACAACTTCGTGCGTTCCATTGGGACCCGCGCAGCCAGAAGCAATCCGAGCTGTCCTGGGAGGTCATCCGGAAGGCGCTGACTCGAGGACTGGAGAAGCGCGCGGAGATCCTCCAGCTCGCGCTCGACCTGGAGGGGCCCGAACACAAGCCGATGCAGCTCGACCTGGATCCCGGCCGGATGAAGGAAGGGCTTCTCCGTGACGCGGATGCGGCGCTCAAGGACGTCAAGCAGATCGCCAATGCATGCGTGGGGGCGTTCTTCGCGCATGGGTCAGACAAGGAGCGGGAGAGGGAGCGCGTCCGCAGGCTCGACTTGATCGGAGCGTGGCTGTCTAAGGCCAAGCAGGGCGTTCCCCCTCCGATGCCAGCCTCCATCGCGGCGTTCTCCGCGCCGTCATGGACGTTCCACTGGCCGCTGGAGTTCCCGGAGGTATTCCACGGGAGTCGTCCGGATCCGCTCGACAACGAGCAGCCCAACAAGGCGGCGTGGATGGATGGCTTCGTCGGGAATCCCCCCTTCGCTGGGAAGAACTCCATCATCGACGCCGGGGGAGCGAACTACCTGCCGTGGCTCCAGGCGGTGCATGAGGGGGCGCATGGCAACGCGGATCTCGCTTCGCACTTCTTCCGCCGCGCGTTCCATCTGCTGGGCGAGCACGGCAGCTTCGGCTTCATCGCCACCAACACCATCGCGCAGGGGGACACGCGGGCCACGGGACTGAAGTACCTGGTGGACCACAACGGCCACCTGTATGACGCCGTGCGCTCCATGAAGTGGCCCGTGGCTGGAGCCAACGTCTCCGTGTCCGTGGTGCATCTGGCCAAGGGCCATGTCTCCGAGCTGGCACTGGAGCCTCGGCTGGATGGCCAGCGCGTGAAGCACCTCAACTCGCGACTGAGGGGAAAGCCTGAGCGCGCGGACCCCGTGGCGCTCGCCGCCAACGCGGGCAAGAGCTTCCAAGGCAGTATCGTCCTTGGCATGGGGTTCGTGCTCAGCCCCGAGCAGCGTTCGGCCTTGATTGCGAAGTCGCGCAAGAACACAGAACGCATCTTTCGTTACGTCGGCGGCGAGGAGATCAACTCCGACCCGACCCCGGGACTTGAAAGACATGTCATCAACTTCGGGCAGATGGAATTAAAGACAGCAGAGCAATGGCCTGACCTTCTTCGCATCGTGAAGGAGTTGGTGAAGCCGGAACGCCTCAATCTGAAAGACAACACTGATGGCAAGCGCCGAAAGTCGTACTGGTGGCAATACGGGCGATACACACCCGCTCTCTATAATGCACTGCATCCCATCTCCCGCTGCCTCGCCATCTCGCGCGTCTCCAAGCATTTGATGTTCTCTTGGCAGCAGACCTCCACGGTCTTCAGCGAGGGTGTTGTCGTCATCCCCGTGGAGCAGGACCACTGGCTGACGGTTCTGCAATCCCGTGTACATGAGGTCTGGGCCCGGCTGCTGTCCTCCTCCATGCGTAACGACCTCCGTTACGCCCCCAGCGACTGCTTTGAAACCTTCCCCTTCCCCGACGAGTCGCACATCTCGCGGCTCGACGCGGTGGGAGCACGGCTCCACTTCGAGCGCAGCCAGTACATGCAGGCCCACGGCATCGGACTGACGACGACGTACAACCGCCTCAAGGACAAGTCCGTCACCGACTCCGCGACCCAGCGGCTGCGGGAGCTGCACGAGACCGTCGACCAGGCCGTTCTGGATGCCTACGGCTGGAAGGACCTCCACGCACCTCCCTACTGCGGCGCCACCGCCTCGCAGCTCGAAGCCTTCGAGGACGACGTCCTCGACCGCCTCTTCGACCTGAACGAGCGCCGTGCCCACGAGGAAGCCCATCCCGGCTCGCGTCGTACGGCGAAGCCCCGCACCCAAACCGCGTGAGCCCTCCCATGAAAACCCATGACGCCGGAGCAGTCCGCGCCCACCTCATCGATGCACTGGAAGCGGACCTCGTCGGTCCCTTCGGCAAACCCTCGGGCGCTCCCGTGTCGGACGCGCCAGAGAGGCTCCGCAATCCCCCGTCGCGTTGGTACCTGACCGGCTTCCTCGTCCCGCTCGACCAGGGGGTCATCGAGGACGAACCCGACGACGAGGAGGACGACCTGGCCGCGGGCAGCGACGAGGACAACGAAGAAGCCGCCCGGCATGACCCGACCGTGAAGAAGGTGCGCCGTCTCCCCGCATCCATGGGCCTGTCCGTCTTCGTCCCTTCCGACACGGCCCAGCTCACCGCGCACGTCTGCTGGGCGGACTACCAACGCGTCGAGGCCGACGAACGCAAGCAATGGAGCCGGACCTTCCACCAACGCACCGTCACCCTTCCCCTGAACGACGCGGTGCTTCGCGAAGGCGTGGCCCTGCGGGACAGCCTGGGCCTGCGCCTGGAAGGCCACGTGGAGAAAACGCCCGAAGGCGCGCTCGCCGTCGCCATCTTCCTCGTGAACGCCCGCGCTCCCACCAGCACCGCCGCGGAGCGCGACGAGTCCTACGCCTTCCAGACCCACCTCGCCCTGGAGTGCGCGAAGGGCTTCGTCGGCCGGCAGGACTCGAGCGATGCCCAGAGTGACGACGACGACGACCTCGTCAACGACCTCCAATTCCGACACCGCCAGCAGTGGGCCGTGGGCCACGGTGTCTCCGTGCGAGTGGACGCTACCTCACGGCCTGTGACTCGCGTGGAGACGGATTGGCTGCCACGTGTCGAAGTGCTCCCCGTCGAAGCGCGCTGGATTCCCGAAGTCACCGTGCGGATGGAACAGCTCGCCGCGTTCACGAAGCCCTCGGAGGCCGTGGCGGCCCTGAGTCCCCTGGTGCGAACCTACCGCGACTGGATCACCACCCAGGCCGCCATTGATGTGGGCAGCGCTCGCCGCGAGGAGACGCGAGATGAACTCGTCCGCCGCGCCCACCGCGCGGCCACTCGCATCGAGGAGGGCATCCAACTCCTGGAACGGGAACCCCTCGCCTTCGACGCCTTCCGCTGGATGAACAGCGTCATGGCCCAGGCCGAGCGCAAGGCCCGTCCAGATGACCCCAAGTGGCGCCTCTTCCAGCTCGCCTTCATCCTGCTCAACCTCCCCTCCGTGGAGGACGAGGCCCACGCGGACCGTGAGCTCGTGGAGCTCATCTTCTTCCCCACCGGCGGAGGAAAGACGCAGGCGTACCTGGGCCTCATCGCCTTCACCCTGCTCCTGCGCCGCCTCCGGGGCCAGTCCCAGCCCCACAGAGGCCTGGGGGTCGCCGTGCTGCTGCGCTACACGCTGCGGCTGCTCACGCTCGACCAGCTTGGCCGCGCCGCGACGCTCATCTGCGCGCTCGACGTGCTCCGCCAACAGGAGCCGAAGCGCCTGGGCGAGGTCCGCTTCTCCATCGGGCTGTGGGTCGGCCGCTCCGCCACCGCCAACACCCTGGAGCAGGTGGCCGCGCAGATCACCGAGTACAAGAACGACAACAGTCCGCGCGCCCAGTCCCCCTTTCCACTCGCCACCTGCCCCTGGTGCGCCACGCCCTTCGAACGGGAGTGCTTCATCCTCCAGCCGTCCAAATCCAGACCCCAGGAGGTGCTGGTCGGCTGCGCGAACATCGCGTGCGTCTTCAACCTGGGCCGCAACCCCGAAGGACTCCCCGTCCTCTTCGTCGACGAACAGATCTACCGCGAGCTGCCGTGCTTCCTCGTCGCCACCGTGGACAAGTTCGCCATGCTGCCCTGGCGCGGTGAGACCGGCCTGCTCTTCGGCCGCGCACTGGGGCGCACCGGCAAGCGCTTCGTGGGGCCCTGCGACGACGCCGCGGCCGTGAAGGCAGCCCTCGTGATGCTCCCGAACGGACTGCGTCCCCCGGAGCTCATCGTGCAGGACGAACTGCACCTCATCTCCGGCCCGCTGGGCTCCATGGTGGGCCTCTACGAGGGCGCCATCCTGACACTCGCGCCCCGGGCGAAGCTGGTGGCCTCCACGGCCACGGTCCGCCGCTCACGGCATCAGGTGAGCCGCCTCTATGGGCGGGACGTGGCGCTCTTCCCGCCCCCCGGCGTGGATGCCTCCGAGATGTTCTTTGCTTCCGTGGGAAAGGAGGGCGCGCGCCAGTACGTGGGAGTGGCGGCGCCCGGACGTCCCATGAAGGCCATCCTGCTGCGCGTCTATGTCAGCGTGCTCGCCGCCGCCGCGCGCGGTGAACACCTCCATGGCGCCGCGAGCGCCGACCCGTACCTGACGCTCGTCGGCTACTTCAACAGCCTGCGCGAGCTGGGCGGCATGCGTCGGCTCGTCGAGGACGAGGTGCGCCGGCTGGCGATGGACCGCGTCCGGCGCCGGCCAGAGGACGTCGACAAGGAGGCCGACCATCCCTGGTACCGGGGCAGGACCATCCGTGGCGAACCCATCGAGCTGACCAGCCGGGAGAAGACCGCCGACATCAAGGCCTCCAAGAACCGCCTGGAGCTCGCGCACGGCCAGCCCCAGAGCGTCGACGTCGTGCTCGCCAGCAACATGATCTCCGTCGGCGTGGACATCGACCGGCTGGGGCTCATGGTCGTGGCGGGCCAACCCAAGACAACCAGCGAGTACATCCAGGCGTCCAGCCGCGTGGGCCGCAAGGCGAACAAGCCGGGCCTCGTGGTGACCTGCCTCAACGCCGCCAAGCCCCGCGACCGCAGCCACTATGAGCGCTTCGGTACGTACCACGAGTCGTTCTACCGCTTCGTCGAAGCCACGTCGGTGACGCCATTCTCCGCCCCGGCGCTGGACCGCGGCCTCGCGGGGGTGGTGGTGGCGCTGGGCCGCCTGCTGGACACGGCCATGACGGCGCCCCTGGAGTGGAAGTCGCTCCAGACGCACCGGGATGCGCTGGAGAAGAAGCTCGAATCCCTGGCGAAGCGCGCCGGCCGGGGGCTGCCCAAGGAAGAGTCCGAGCGCGCCAGCGGCATCGTGATGCAGCGCGCGCGAAGCCTGCTCGACTCGTGGCGCAACATCATCGAGCAGGCGAAGAAGGACGCCGCCCAACGGGCGTACTCGCCCTACGACCCGGAGGGAAAGGGACTCAAGCCCCTGCTGCGCACCTTCCTGGACGCGACCGACAACCTCACCCAGGACGAACTCAAGTTCGAAGCGCCCACGTCGATGCGCGACGTGGAGTCCTCGGTGCACCTGTGGATTCAACGCCAACCGCTGGGCGGCTACCGCGCCCCAAAGGCAGCGATGGAGGAGGTGGCGCATGACGAACCGTAGGAAGTGGACGAAGGCCCGGTCGACGCGGCCCCCGGACGGACGCGTCCGGCAGAGCCAGGTGGTCTCCACCTTCGGTCCTGGCAGCATGCTGGACCTGCTCAACGACGCGGTGCTCGTCGGGGGCCTGGACTTCTGGCGGCTCAAGGGCAACGGCGAGGTCGTCAACGAACCGCGACTGCTGGAGATCGTCGAACCGCTCTACCACCGCAACAAGTGGCCTCTCAGCAAGGAGGCGCCCTTCCGCAAGCCGCCCGCCGGGGACGAAAGGGAGCCTTCCGAGTCCTGCGGCATCCAGGTGTATGAGTTTCCGCGCTGGTTCGTCTGCCAGAACCCACG includes these proteins:
- a CDS encoding DNA methyltransferase, encoding MQRLPVSAQSRFTLLAGRESPRVTDVPRFLGEVLGYTGDDFVTEFPEDLRLDIAEGQQTLRPTRGLRRRGPPPARPEGLPDDSTPISRAAEGFVLLTWELPPGLDLDKKEDMTGAWFYEPTAKFDRLLRAARVPIGLLFNGDSVRLLYAPHGETSGHLTFRFKDLVTSSGRPLFDAMVMLLHARRLFGVLPEHQLPALLEQSRRRQADVTEALAGQVLEALGILLAGFEAAAERDGSRALDEAFSRGEDHVYGGLLSTLLRLVFILYAEDRGLLPVDQEPYREDLSAKALHEQLVQDANQYPDAMNRRFGAWPRLLALFRCIYLGASHDKLRMPPRRGQLFHPEAFPFLGGGSIDDSRADSPAPSIDDGTVHQVLERLIFLDGQRLSFRSLDVEQIGSVYEGLMGFHVKRLTGVGLCLRPWKVWVSSDEVLAQPAKRRAAWLEEAGLEAKAVKALARVLEQSNTAEQVLAALEPYRAKGTEMRRPSQFVLQPGDERRRTSSHYTPRSLSAPIVRRALDPLLRTMGPEPSSERLLNLKICDPAMGSGAFLVESCRFLADQVIAAWTREGVLKRDKHEDEVMRARRLVAQRCLYGVDKNPWAVSLAKLSLWLVTLAKSEPFTFLDHALKCGDSLVGLDLEQLRAFHWDPRSQKQSELSWEVIRKALTRGLEKRAEILQLALDLEGPEHKPMQLDLDPGRMKEGLLRDADAALKDVKQIANACVGAFFAHGSDKERERERVRRLDLIGAWLSKAKQGVPPPMPASIAAFSAPSWTFHWPLEFPEVFHGSRPDPLDNEQPNKAAWMDGFVGNPPFAGKNSIIDAGGANYLPWLQAVHEGAHGNADLASHFFRRAFHLLGEHGSFGFIATNTIAQGDTRATGLKYLVDHNGHLYDAVRSMKWPVAGANVSVSVVHLAKGHVSELALEPRLDGQRVKHLNSRLRGKPERADPVALAANAGKSFQGSIVLGMGFVLSPEQRSALIAKSRKNTERIFRYVGGEEINSDPTPGLERHVINFGQMELKTAEQWPDLLRIVKELVKPERLNLKDNTDGKRRKSYWWQYGRYTPALYNALHPISRCLAISRVSKHLMFSWQQTSTVFSEGVVVIPVEQDHWLTVLQSRVHEVWARLLSSSMRNDLRYAPSDCFETFPFPDESHISRLDAVGARLHFERSQYMQAHGIGLTTTYNRLKDKSVTDSATQRLRELHETVDQAVLDAYGWKDLHAPPYCGATASQLEAFEDDVLDRLFDLNERRAHEEAHPGSRRTAKPRTQTA
- the drmA gene encoding DISARM system helicase DrmA codes for the protein MKTHDAGAVRAHLIDALEADLVGPFGKPSGAPVSDAPERLRNPPSRWYLTGFLVPLDQGVIEDEPDDEEDDLAAGSDEDNEEAARHDPTVKKVRRLPASMGLSVFVPSDTAQLTAHVCWADYQRVEADERKQWSRTFHQRTVTLPLNDAVLREGVALRDSLGLRLEGHVEKTPEGALAVAIFLVNARAPTSTAAERDESYAFQTHLALECAKGFVGRQDSSDAQSDDDDDLVNDLQFRHRQQWAVGHGVSVRVDATSRPVTRVETDWLPRVEVLPVEARWIPEVTVRMEQLAAFTKPSEAVAALSPLVRTYRDWITTQAAIDVGSARREETRDELVRRAHRAATRIEEGIQLLEREPLAFDAFRWMNSVMAQAERKARPDDPKWRLFQLAFILLNLPSVEDEAHADRELVELIFFPTGGGKTQAYLGLIAFTLLLRRLRGQSQPHRGLGVAVLLRYTLRLLTLDQLGRAATLICALDVLRQQEPKRLGEVRFSIGLWVGRSATANTLEQVAAQITEYKNDNSPRAQSPFPLATCPWCATPFERECFILQPSKSRPQEVLVGCANIACVFNLGRNPEGLPVLFVDEQIYRELPCFLVATVDKFAMLPWRGETGLLFGRALGRTGKRFVGPCDDAAAVKAALVMLPNGLRPPELIVQDELHLISGPLGSMVGLYEGAILTLAPRAKLVASTATVRRSRHQVSRLYGRDVALFPPPGVDASEMFFASVGKEGARQYVGVAAPGRPMKAILLRVYVSVLAAAARGEHLHGAASADPYLTLVGYFNSLRELGGMRRLVEDEVRRLAMDRVRRRPEDVDKEADHPWYRGRTIRGEPIELTSREKTADIKASKNRLELAHGQPQSVDVVLASNMISVGVDIDRLGLMVVAGQPKTTSEYIQASSRVGRKANKPGLVVTCLNAAKPRDRSHYERFGTYHESFYRFVEATSVTPFSAPALDRGLAGVVVALGRLLDTAMTAPLEWKSLQTHRDALEKKLESLAKRAGRGLPKEESERASGIVMQRARSLLDSWRNIIEQAKKDAAQRAYSPYDPEGKGLKPLLRTFLDATDNLTQDELKFEAPTSMRDVESSVHLWIQRQPLGGYRAPKAAMEEVAHDEP